One Thalassotalea atypica DNA window includes the following coding sequences:
- a CDS encoding GGDEF domain-containing protein — MNHFAMIEPLLLIPIVVLSWYGSRVAGIILSVFIVSITLFINVIAIDSFTFSGESIIYVLLRLTTYILVSLLVINYRRVHNSEFVMASTDSLTGLSNSRSFYLDLANEILRSIRYKHVFSLSYIDIDNFKKINDSIGHLKGDELLISVANCLVSSLRKTDIIARLGGDEFSVIFPETSQAEVKSAFAKASEELRTKMLSKGWNVSFSVGIVTFETLPTDLKEAMKIADELMYSVKNNKKNDVAYEIWQGKLK; from the coding sequence GTGAATCATTTTGCAATGATAGAGCCGTTACTTTTAATACCTATCGTAGTCCTTAGCTGGTACGGTAGTCGAGTAGCAGGCATCATATTGTCTGTTTTTATTGTTTCTATAACTTTGTTTATAAATGTAATAGCGATAGACTCGTTCACTTTTTCGGGAGAATCAATTATTTATGTATTATTAAGACTGACCACTTATATTTTAGTATCACTATTAGTTATTAACTATAGACGAGTCCATAATTCAGAGTTTGTTATGGCTAGTACTGACAGTTTAACTGGGCTTTCAAATTCTAGGAGCTTTTATCTAGATTTAGCTAATGAAATTCTCCGTTCAATCAGATATAAGCATGTGTTTTCTCTGTCTTATATCGATATCGATAACTTTAAAAAAATCAATGATTCGATAGGGCATTTAAAGGGGGATGAATTGCTTATTTCTGTAGCGAATTGCTTAGTGTCTAGCTTACGAAAAACAGATATTATCGCTAGATTGGGAGGTGATGAATTTTCAGTCATATTTCCCGAAACTAGCCAAGCAGAAGTAAAAAGTGCATTTGCCAAAGCGAGTGAAGAGCTAAGAACAAAAATGCTTAGCAAAGGATGGAATGTGAGCTTTAGTGTGGGTATTGTCACTTTTGAAACGTTACCTACGGATTTAAAAGAAGCGATGAAAATCGCAGATGAATTAATGTACAGTGTTAAAAATAATAAAAAAAATGATGTTGCCTATGAAATATGGCAAGGAAAACTCAAATAA
- a CDS encoding flavohemoglobin expression-modulating QEGLA motif protein, with product MQTLSEKECIQLIKKRECFHAEVNDGSFIVKIDEYTPLICAAIHNGHRLRSELGKSFLLSKQERFYEEDPYTDELISSFPIQLIGNDSRFEYDLNRAKTLSTYFKTAWDKQVWQKPLTQKQRTISHDKHESFYNVLEAIVAAIEKQFGNAIIFDIHSYNYKRIEKDTPTFNIGAGQIDVERWGKVISQFERQLNKIELPNVEVRAATDEVFHGRGYLISHINAHFDNTIVLPTEVKKVFMDETSGQVYPLVLDNLKSGFKNAISETAAFFMRRYTKKTRTQKADILSSNISPEVIELDKKLFSLCKSVETLNFINPVNLSSQKNRFLKRNSYLAPNFNYKQLNLNPYKFRENLYKLPVDDIFDAGIATLYRHVIDNLASKIDLLTSIGTDEFVYNSLKYYGEPSHTDIANARFILHLNDDEFFEPDVYLNADEAIEYFRFQAQEWGLKCKVEKSAKIVAKAMVNNEKALLLINKEAKFTEKELHAFAYHELGIHMLTTINAKKHPLKVFSLGLTGNTHTQEGIALYSEYCSGSLTIQRLKIIALRVIAVQYMLEHGDFVKTYHALMNEFSLDKEFAFTLTTRVYRGGGFTKDYLYLTGFRDILNLAKETSIDNLLVGKTGLLDFDVISEMVERGLLNRPVPLFDTSYTSSGDKVLDFIVNSIK from the coding sequence ATGCAAACGCTATCTGAGAAAGAGTGTATCCAACTCATCAAGAAACGAGAGTGTTTTCATGCAGAAGTGAATGATGGCTCATTTATCGTCAAAATTGACGAATATACTCCACTAATTTGTGCTGCGATCCACAATGGACATCGACTTCGTTCAGAATTAGGTAAATCGTTCTTGCTATCAAAGCAAGAACGATTTTATGAAGAAGATCCATACACAGATGAGTTGATTTCTTCTTTTCCAATTCAGCTTATTGGTAATGATTCTCGTTTTGAGTACGATCTAAACCGTGCAAAAACACTTTCTACTTATTTTAAAACTGCATGGGATAAGCAAGTATGGCAAAAGCCATTAACGCAAAAGCAACGTACTATTAGTCATGATAAGCATGAGTCATTCTATAACGTGCTTGAAGCGATAGTCGCTGCCATAGAAAAGCAGTTTGGCAATGCCATTATTTTTGATATTCACTCATACAATTACAAGCGCATAGAAAAAGATACACCAACCTTCAATATTGGTGCAGGACAAATTGATGTTGAGCGTTGGGGTAAAGTTATCAGTCAATTCGAGCGTCAACTAAACAAAATTGAATTACCGAATGTTGAAGTAAGAGCTGCAACTGATGAAGTTTTTCATGGTAGAGGGTATTTAATTTCACATATCAATGCGCACTTTGACAATACAATTGTGCTACCAACAGAAGTAAAAAAAGTGTTTATGGACGAAACTTCTGGACAAGTATACCCGCTAGTACTCGATAATCTTAAATCTGGCTTTAAGAATGCTATCAGTGAAACCGCAGCGTTTTTCATGCGTCGTTACACTAAGAAAACCCGTACCCAAAAAGCGGACATCCTTTCTTCAAATATTAGTCCAGAAGTCATCGAATTAGATAAAAAGCTGTTTTCACTGTGTAAAAGTGTTGAAACGCTTAATTTTATTAACCCGGTTAATTTATCTAGTCAGAAGAATCGTTTCCTAAAAAGAAACAGTTATTTAGCACCTAACTTTAACTACAAGCAGTTAAACTTAAATCCATATAAGTTTCGAGAGAACCTTTATAAGTTACCGGTTGACGATATTTTCGATGCTGGGATTGCAACGCTATATCGCCACGTTATTGACAACTTGGCCAGTAAAATTGACTTGTTAACTTCTATAGGTACGGATGAGTTTGTTTATAACTCGCTTAAATATTATGGTGAGCCAAGCCATACAGACATTGCCAATGCCCGCTTTATTTTACATTTAAACGACGATGAATTTTTTGAACCTGATGTTTACCTTAATGCCGATGAGGCGATCGAATACTTTAGGTTTCAAGCTCAAGAATGGGGGCTAAAATGTAAGGTTGAAAAGTCAGCCAAAATAGTTGCTAAAGCAATGGTAAATAATGAGAAAGCGCTATTGCTTATTAATAAGGAAGCCAAGTTTACAGAAAAAGAGTTACATGCCTTTGCTTATCACGAGCTTGGTATTCATATGCTAACCACTATTAATGCCAAAAAACACCCTCTAAAAGTGTTTAGTTTGGGCTTAACCGGTAATACTCATACGCAAGAAGGCATCGCGCTTTACAGTGAATATTGCTCTGGTAGTTTAACAATTCAACGCCTTAAAATTATTGCTCTTAGGGTTATTGCCGTTCAGTACATGCTAGAGCATGGCGACTTTGTGAAAACCTATCACGCTTTGATGAATGAATTTTCATTAGATAAGGAGTTCGCTTTTACGCTAACTACTCGTGTTTACCGAGGTGGTGGCTTTACTAAAGATTATTTATACTTAACAGGCTTTAGGGACATATTAAACCTTGCTAAAGAAACGTCGATTGATAATTTGTTGGTGGGTAAAACGGGTTTGTTAGACTTTGACGTTATCTCTGAAATGGTAGAGCGTGGTCTGTTAAATAGACCTGTGCCGTTATTTGATACTTCGTACACGTCATCAGGTGACAAAGTATTAGACTTTATTGTTAACTCAATAAAATAA
- a CDS encoding adenylyltransferase/cytidyltransferase family protein translates to MKKVYTSGVFDLFHVGHVSVLNKAKQFGDYLIVGVHSDEDVKSYKRIPVISCEQRCEIIRNIKCVDEVIIAPLTPNIDASFYELNEIDIHVAGDNMQHMYELPNKMGIMRYVTRNSETSSTAINNKLDKLKEVIAPPQFSYWS, encoded by the coding sequence ATGAAAAAAGTATATACAAGTGGAGTATTTGATTTATTTCATGTCGGTCACGTGTCAGTACTCAATAAAGCCAAACAATTTGGTGACTATTTGATTGTTGGCGTACATTCCGATGAAGATGTTAAGTCTTATAAACGAATCCCTGTTATTTCTTGCGAACAACGTTGTGAAATTATTAGGAATATCAAGTGTGTTGATGAGGTGATCATTGCACCGCTAACCCCTAATATTGATGCTAGTTTTTATGAATTGAATGAAATTGATATCCATGTTGCAGGTGATAATATGCAGCATATGTATGAACTACCTAATAAAATGGGGATCATGCGTTATGTTACAAGAAATTCAGAAACAAGTTCAACAGCTATAAATAATAAGCTTGATAAGCTCAAAGAGGTAATTGCACCTCCGCAATTTAGTTATTGGTCATAA
- a CDS encoding CDP-alcohol phosphatidyltransferase family protein — MLPVKNPCLKPIETPSILSLAFDPPNICSLVGLFFALLALFFALVGNYPAAMIGLIWAVFFDWNDGKIARIMKSRTAIQGQIGGQVDSLIDIVSFGVCPAVILLSYGHYDPMLFPGAFLIVAAGVLRLSYFNVFGLSGESAYKGLAYDNNAIILVFVFLFESIMTTAAFTVVLYTTLVALSVLNVAPIRTPKLNGGVWYYVLALYTLAITLAYGWLLFSNV, encoded by the coding sequence ATGTTACCTGTAAAAAATCCATGCCTCAAACCTATTGAGACACCTTCGATATTATCACTTGCCTTTGACCCTCCGAATATCTGTTCTTTAGTCGGTCTTTTCTTTGCGTTATTAGCGTTATTTTTTGCCTTAGTCGGAAATTATCCTGCCGCAATGATAGGGTTAATTTGGGCCGTATTCTTTGATTGGAATGATGGCAAAATCGCGAGAATAATGAAAAGTAGAACGGCTATCCAAGGTCAAATTGGAGGGCAAGTCGATTCCCTTATCGATATTGTGAGCTTTGGAGTTTGTCCTGCTGTGATTTTATTGAGTTACGGACATTATGATCCGATGTTATTCCCTGGTGCTTTTTTAATTGTTGCAGCAGGGGTATTACGGTTAAGTTATTTCAACGTTTTCGGCTTGTCTGGCGAATCTGCTTACAAAGGACTTGCATATGATAACAATGCCATCATTCTTGTATTTGTTTTTTTATTCGAAAGTATTATGACTACAGCCGCTTTCACCGTCGTGCTTTATACCACTCTCGTTGCATTATCAGTTTTAAATGTAGCCCCTATAAGAACACCTAAGCTTAATGGTGGAGTTTGGTATTATGTTCTTGCTTTATACACTCTTGCTATAACGCTTGCATACGGCTGGTTGTTATTTTCGAACGTTTGA